One window from the genome of Mastacembelus armatus chromosome 18, fMasArm1.2, whole genome shotgun sequence encodes:
- the LOC113125378 gene encoding uncharacterized protein LOC113125378 yields MKMLMVFGILVHVSQHAFGVEVSEWAESVLLPCQISSVPDQPTVVWSRYDLTPSTVHQHYPEGDDLKDQNQRYRDRTSMKPDALITGDLSLTLRNPRLSDSGTYTCTITAFGNERRLADVELQVKDPFPLWAKGLVAVSVVLVVLAVAVGLFIYCYYFRTVPQVEVDSGAESVQLPCSGLVNLLQVSTLKWMDWNNSKVHVYQDGSDQPEEQDKFYRNRREMKRILLRTGDFSLTLKPPTVKDTGIFTCRVYSREGGVLMEKQVEPHVKVPQVEVKLESGAESVQLSFITTAELPGDVTVEWRDEDSRKIHVYQNGSDRPEEQDEFYRNRTEMKKDLLRTGDLSLTLKHPTVRDTGNRIYTCRVYREGRVLREKQLKLNFTVPQVKVKSGAESVQLPFRTTADLPEDVTVKWRDWVNMKVHVYQNGSDRPEEQDDFYRNRTEMKKDLLRSGDLSLTLKHPTVTEIGTYTCRVYSREGRVLMEKAVWLEYKVPQVEVKSGAKTVQLPFKT; encoded by the exons atgaagatgttgaTGGTGTTTGGGATCCTGGTGCACG tttcccagcatgcctttggTGTAGAGGTGTCTGAGTGGGCAGAGTCAGTCCTGCTGCCCTGTCAGATCTCTTCTGTACCTGACCAACCCACAGTGGTGTGGAGCCGTTACGACCTCACACCTTCAACCGTCCACCAGCACTACCCAGAAGGTGACGACCTCAAAGACCAAAACCAGCGTTACAGAGACCGAACATCTATGAAACCTGACGCTCTGATCACTGGAGAcctgagcctcactctgagaaaCCCCCGCCTCTCTGACAGCGGCACCTACACCTGCACCATCACAGCGTTTGGAAACGAACGAAGACTGGCAGATGTGGAgctacaggtcaaag ATCCATTTCCACTCTGGGCCAAAGgtcttgttgctgtgtctgtggttcttgtggttcttgctgttgctgtgggtcTTTTCATATATTGTTACTACTTCAGGACAG tcccacaggtggaggtggactcaggggcggagtctgtccagctgccctgcagTGGTTTAGTTAACCTGCTTCAAGTTTCCACATTGAAGTGGATGGACTGGAACAACAGCAAGGttcatgtgtatcaggacggctctgaccaacctgaagaacaggacaagttttacagaaacagaagagagatgaagagaatcctgctgagaactggagacttcagtctgaccctgaaacctCCAACAGTCAAAGACACAGGcatcttcacctgcagagtctacagcagggagggaggtgtcctgatggagaaacaggtggagcCCCATGTCAAag tcccacaggtggaggtgaagctggaatcaggggcggagtctgtccagctgtccttcataaccacagctgaacTGCCTGGagacgtcacagtggagtggagggACGAGGACAGCAGGAAGATCCATGTGTATCAAAACGGgtctgaccgacctgaagaacaggacgagttttacagaaacagaacagagatgaagaaagacctgctgagaactggagacctcagtctgaccctgaaacatccaacagtcagaGACACAGGCAATAGAATCtacacctgcagagtctacagggagggaagagtctTAAGAGAGAAACAACTGAAGCTCAATTTCACAG tcccacaggtgaAGGTGaaatcaggggcggagtctgtccagctgcccttcagaaccacagctgacctgcctgaagacgtcacaGTGAAGTGGAGGGACTGGGTCAACAtgaaggtccatgtgtatcagaacggctctgaccgacctgaagaacaggacgacttttacagaaacagaacagagatgaagaaagacctgctgagaagTGGAGACCTCAGtttgaccctgaaacatccaacagtcacAGAGATAGGAACCtacacctgcagagtctacagtagggagggaagagtcctgatggagaaagcTGTGTGGCTTGAATACAAAG tcccacaggtggaggtgaaaTCAGGGGCGAAgactgtccagctgcccttcaaaacc
- the LOC113140252 gene encoding uncharacterized protein LOC113140252 isoform X2, translating into MTQRQQTKKEMRKKSSPHCGTITQQMSAHPFIPLEALLKNRFSEEPNDLRTLLLLRQFVSSSASEEAAEQQVEQMLATAAVLMAAPTSVLFVASLTSSWILVSASADMMIITAEPGDTVTLPCQAPRSSEILILLWTRPDLDPDYVFVYRNKRSDPDNQHPSFKERVELKDSRMKDGDASVTLKDVTLNDTGTYECRVIHTPGGIWMIAIHLNVAQLQLLIDTCLCSESSSASWSVPRTSSPPSSWCLCIDRGLQGGRRLFP; encoded by the exons ATGACTCAACGTcaacagacaaagaaagaaatgag GAAGAAGAGTTCTCCTCACTGTGGAACCATCACACAGCAGATGTCTGCTCATCCTTTCATCCCTCTGGAAGCTCTTCTCAAGAACAGGTTTTCTGAGGAACCAAACGACTTGAggaccctcctcctcctccgtcaGTTTGTCAGTTCGTCAGCATCAGAGGAAGCAGCTGAGCAACAGGTGGAGCAGATGTTGGCGACAGCAGCTGTTCTCATGGCTGCACCaacatctgtgctgtttgtggcTTCCCTCACATCTTCATGGATCCTGGTTTCAGCCTCTGCAG ACATGATGAtcatcacagctgaacctggagacactgtcactctgccatGTCAAGCTCCCAGGAGCTCAGAGATCTTAATTTTACTGTGGACCAGACCTGATCTGGATCCAGACTATGTCTTTGTGTACAGGAACAAGAGGTCTGACCCAGACAACCAGCATCCATCTTTTAAGGAgcgggtggagctgaaggactcacggatgaaggatggagacgcgtctgtgactctgaaggatGTGACGTTAAATGACACTGGGACATATGAGTGTCGTGTTATTCACACACCCGGAGGAATCTGGATGATTGCCATCCACCTGAATGTTGCTCAG ctgcagcttctgATCGACACCTGTCTGTGCTCAGAATCATCCTCTGCATCGTGGTCAGTTCCCCGTACATCATCTCCACCTTCCTCCTGGTGTCTGTGCATCGACAGAGGCCTGCAG GGAGGAAGACGCCTGTTTCCATGA
- the LOC113140252 gene encoding uncharacterized protein LOC113140252 isoform X1 → MTQRQQTKKEMRKKSSPHCGTITQQMSAHPFIPLEALLKNRFSEEPNDLRTLLLLRQFVSSSASEEAAEQQVEQMLATAAVLMAAPTSVLFVASLTSSWILVSASADMMIITAEPGDTVTLPCQAPRSSEILILLWTRPDLDPDYVFVYRNKRSDPDNQHPSFKERVELKDSRMKDGDASVTLKDVTLNDTGTYECRVIHTPGGIWMIAIHLNVAQAAAASDRHLSVLRIILCIVVSSPYIISTFLLVSVHRQRPAGRKTPVSMTTPPSNEDDGGLDEQLDDVTTEHHF, encoded by the exons ATGACTCAACGTcaacagacaaagaaagaaatgag GAAGAAGAGTTCTCCTCACTGTGGAACCATCACACAGCAGATGTCTGCTCATCCTTTCATCCCTCTGGAAGCTCTTCTCAAGAACAGGTTTTCTGAGGAACCAAACGACTTGAggaccctcctcctcctccgtcaGTTTGTCAGTTCGTCAGCATCAGAGGAAGCAGCTGAGCAACAGGTGGAGCAGATGTTGGCGACAGCAGCTGTTCTCATGGCTGCACCaacatctgtgctgtttgtggcTTCCCTCACATCTTCATGGATCCTGGTTTCAGCCTCTGCAG ACATGATGAtcatcacagctgaacctggagacactgtcactctgccatGTCAAGCTCCCAGGAGCTCAGAGATCTTAATTTTACTGTGGACCAGACCTGATCTGGATCCAGACTATGTCTTTGTGTACAGGAACAAGAGGTCTGACCCAGACAACCAGCATCCATCTTTTAAGGAgcgggtggagctgaaggactcacggatgaaggatggagacgcgtctgtgactctgaaggatGTGACGTTAAATGACACTGGGACATATGAGTGTCGTGTTATTCACACACCCGGAGGAATCTGGATGATTGCCATCCACCTGAATGTTGCTCAGGCAG ctgcagcttctgATCGACACCTGTCTGTGCTCAGAATCATCCTCTGCATCGTGGTCAGTTCCCCGTACATCATCTCCACCTTCCTCCTGGTGTCTGTGCATCGACAGAGGCCTGCAG GGAGGAAGACGCCTGTTTCCATGACGACGCCCCCATCCAACGAGGACGACGGGGGATTGGACGAGCAGCTTGATGACGTCACCACCGAGCATCATTTCTGA
- the LOC113125380 gene encoding CD226 antigen-like, whose protein sequence is MTRGPSSSSVSSSASEEAAEQQVEQMWATAAVLMAAPTSVLFVASLTSSWILVSASAESNYITAEPGYTVTLPCRAPSSSEIRAVEWTRPDLDPEEIFLYWNKRFDPDNQHPSFKERVELKDSQMKDGDVSVTLKDVTLNDTGTYECRVAQSQSKGPDPISIIHLRVSVDMMIITAEPGDTVTLPCQVPRSSEILILLWTRPDLDPDYVFVYRNKRSDPDNQHPSFKERVELKDSQMKDGDVSVTLKDVVFTDTGTYECHVIQRSAGSLMSTIYLNVTQAAAASDRHLSVLRIILCIVVSSPYIISTFLLVSVHRQRPAGQRTITAEPGQNVTLPCEVNNSEITHLQWTRPDLYPDYVFVYRHGRFDLENQHPHFKKRVELKNSQMKDGDVSVTLKNVTFTDTGTYECRDFQGQSKGPELINIIHLRVSAGHTGGHKDGGDKGGGDQDGGDQDGGDQDGGDQDGGDKRRGRTLAIRGPQRSGETGSCGLQPALTFSVGKAREAVVQVRSKQQDVKLDYTEVS, encoded by the exons ATGACTCGAggaccctcctcctcctccgtcaGTTCGTCAGCATCAGAGGAAGCAGCTGAGCAACAGGTGGAGCAGATGTGGGCGACAGCAGCTGTTCTCATGGCTGCACCaacatctgtgctgtttgtggcTTCCCTCACATCTTCATGGATCCTGGTTTCAGCCTCTGCAG AGTCAAATTacatcacagctgaacctggatacactgtcactctgccatGTCGAGctcccagcagctcagagatcaGAGCTGTAGAGTGGACCAGACCTGATCTGGATCCAGAAGAAATCTTTTTGTACTGGAACAAGAGGTTTGATCCAGACAACCAGCATCCATCTTTTAAGGAgcgggtggagctgaaggactcacagatgaaggatggagacgtgtctgtgactctgaaggatGTGACGTTGAATGACACTGGGACATACGAGTGTCGTGTCGCCCAGAGTCAATCAAAAGGACCTGATCCCATCAGCATCATCCACCTGAGAGTCTCAgtag ACATGATGAtcatcacagctgaacctggagacactgtcactctgccatGTCAAGTTCCCAGGAGCTCAGAGATCTTAATTTTACTGTGGACCAGACCTGATCTGGATCCAGACTATGTCTTTGTGTACAGGAACAAGAGGTCTGACCCAGACAACCAGCATCCATCTTTTAAGGAgcgggtggagctgaaggactcacagatgaaggatggagacgtgtctgtgactctgaaggatGTGGTGTTTACTGACACTGGGACATACGAGTGTCATGTCATTCAGAGATCAGCAGGAAGCTTGATGAGCACCATCTACCTGAATGTTACACAGGCAG ctgcagcctctgATCGACACCTGTCTGTGCTCAGAATCATCCTCTGCATCGTGGTCAGTTCCCCGTACATCATCTCCACCTTCCTCCTGGTGTCTGTGCATCGACAGAGGCCTGCAG gtcagagaaccatcacagctgaacctggacAGAACGTCACTCTGCCATGTGAAGTTAACAACTCAGAGATCACACATCTACAGTGGACCAGACCTGATCTGTATCCAGACTATGTCTTTGTGTACCGGCACGGGAGGTTTGATCTAGAAAACCAGCatccacattttaaaaagcgggtggagctgaagaactcacagatgaaggatggagacgtgtctgtgactctgaagaatGTGACGTTTACTGACACTGGGACATACGAGTGTCGTGACTTCCAAGGTCAATCAAAAGGACCTGAACTCATCAACATCATCCACCTGAGAGtctcagcag gtcacaCAGGTGGacacaaggatggaggagacaagggtGGAGGTGACCAGGATGGAGGAGACCAGGATGGAGGAGACCAGGATGGAGGAGAccaggatggaggagacaaacGTCGTGGTCGT ACTTTGGCCATCAGGGGGCCTCAGCGCTCAGGTGAGACAGGTAGTTGCGGCCTGCAGCCAGCCCTCACCTTCAGTGTGGGCAAAGCCAGGGAAGCTGTGGTCCAGGTCAGGTCCAAGCAGCAGGATGTGAAGCTGGATTATACTGAAGTTTCCTGA